A portion of the Macaca mulatta isolate MMU2019108-1 chromosome 2, T2T-MMU8v2.0, whole genome shotgun sequence genome contains these proteins:
- the IQCF5 gene encoding IQ domain-containing protein F5 — translation MTERSAAVFIQAWWRGTLVRRTLLHAALRAWIIQCWWRQVLEKLLAKRRRMVLEFYVQQEWAAVRLQSWVRMWCVRQRYCRLLNAVRIIQVYWRWHTCHSRGFIEGHYELKENQLDIQLEISLGSQACKVQQCIPLPLKE, via the coding sequence ATGACAGAAAGGTCTGCAGCTGTTTTcatccaggcctggtggcggggcACGCTGGTGCGACGCACACTGCTGCATGCAGCCCTCAGGGCTTGGATTATTCAGTGCTGGTGGAGGCAGGTGCTGGAGAAGCTGCTGGCGAAGAGGCGGAGGATGGTGTTGGAGTTCTATGTGCAGCAGGAATGGGCAGCAGTCAGGCTGCAGTCCTGGGTCCGCATGTGGTGTGTCCGCCAGCGTTACTGTCGTTTGCTCAACGCTGTCCGCATCATCCAGGTCTATTGGCGCTGGCACACCTGCCATTCCCGTGGCTTTATTGAGGGCCACTATGAACTCAAAGAAAACCAACTTGATATTCAACTTGAAATCTCTTTGGGCTCACAGGCTTGTAAGGTGCAACAATGCATACCCCTTCCATTAAAAGAATGA